In Pedobacter sp. WC2423, the following are encoded in one genomic region:
- a CDS encoding glycoside hydrolase family 13 protein — MNQLIYEVPAGKNSSDLMRKEMIFKSFDESVKSVHVGFFPAKGRYFIQEMFDKGDSCFVLEVMLPRGKSFYQYFFNGNFSAPKNNEQLVISQHDAQKRAPMMLENQVFCPVYFLNESSFINYIKDDIWEIQVITYQGWINEVELVTIDSVYPLCISFVNKNVAFWSCRIHADSRELNYCIKISGGGQIKFLSKAYHISEYPVRENFFSFNLQQEREKHNAIPFLRAGYQILPDRFHRVDVVPVEREFDPWGEKPANESYFGGNLKGISSKLEYIADLGIDFIYLNPIFAAKNSHRYDCSDYMLIDPVLGNEADLKELVDLAHQLGIKVIIDISLNHCSTDFFAFKDILIHQEQSIYTDWFEIEQFPLLDGNKHYYSCWHGHRELPQFNLNNQQVVEYFMQVARYWIGNFDIDGWRLDVCTEMPAEFVRKFAQESRKIKPEMVFIGETWQDHGHELAKNCEVNGITNFTLYLEGMIPLFEQEKLSLSNFGMTIMNTQSQNSFHTNLFSWNFLSNHDVPRFYSVLKSKDKYALAFTLIYALPGTPVIYYGEEICMEGLADPANRGCMSFEGSTMDSVLFKLIRNLNHIKKLYAEVFTYGSIMIPFVSDKDKLMVIKRSFADQHLYFVLNFNSIPQDYPMDCEIDGKNAGERQLVNIMPFSAKIIYYNKDSDGFGLFC, encoded by the coding sequence ATGAACCAATTAATATACGAAGTTCCTGCTGGTAAAAATAGCAGCGATCTGATGCGGAAAGAAATGATATTCAAGTCCTTTGATGAGTCAGTGAAATCTGTACATGTGGGCTTTTTTCCTGCTAAAGGGAGATACTTTATACAGGAAATGTTTGATAAAGGTGATAGTTGTTTCGTTTTGGAGGTTATGCTGCCAAGAGGTAAGTCTTTTTACCAGTATTTTTTTAATGGGAATTTCAGTGCGCCTAAAAATAATGAACAGCTTGTTATTTCTCAACATGATGCGCAGAAAAGAGCACCAATGATGCTTGAAAACCAAGTTTTTTGTCCTGTTTATTTTTTGAACGAATCAAGTTTTATAAATTATATAAAGGACGACATCTGGGAAATTCAGGTAATTACCTATCAGGGTTGGATCAACGAAGTTGAATTAGTTACGATTGATTCGGTATATCCGCTTTGTATTTCCTTTGTGAATAAAAATGTTGCTTTCTGGTCTTGCAGGATTCATGCTGATAGTCGTGAACTAAATTATTGTATTAAGATTTCTGGTGGAGGGCAGATTAAATTCCTCAGTAAGGCGTACCATATCAGTGAATATCCTGTCAGGGAAAATTTTTTTTCATTCAATCTGCAGCAAGAAAGAGAAAAACACAATGCTATACCGTTTTTAAGAGCAGGATATCAGATTTTACCGGATAGGTTTCACCGGGTTGACGTCGTGCCTGTTGAACGTGAATTTGATCCATGGGGCGAAAAGCCAGCCAATGAAAGTTATTTTGGCGGTAATTTAAAAGGTATAAGCTCAAAGCTGGAATACATTGCGGATCTGGGAATAGATTTTATTTATCTGAATCCCATATTTGCAGCGAAGAATTCTCATCGTTATGATTGTTCTGATTATATGTTAATTGACCCGGTATTGGGAAATGAAGCTGATTTAAAAGAACTGGTGGACTTAGCACATCAATTAGGTATAAAGGTTATTATTGATATCTCATTAAATCATTGCAGCACAGATTTTTTTGCATTTAAAGACATTCTGATACATCAGGAACAGTCAATTTATACAGATTGGTTTGAAATAGAACAATTTCCACTACTGGATGGAAATAAACATTATTATAGCTGCTGGCATGGTCATCGGGAATTACCACAGTTTAACTTAAATAATCAACAAGTAGTTGAATATTTTATGCAGGTTGCAAGGTACTGGATTGGAAATTTTGATATTGATGGCTGGCGATTAGATGTTTGTACTGAAATGCCTGCTGAGTTTGTAAGAAAATTTGCACAAGAATCAAGAAAGATAAAACCTGAAATGGTTTTTATTGGGGAGACCTGGCAGGATCATGGCCATGAGCTGGCAAAAAATTGTGAAGTAAACGGAATTACCAATTTCACCTTGTATCTGGAGGGGATGATTCCCTTGTTTGAACAGGAAAAACTGTCTCTCTCTAATTTTGGGATGACCATTATGAATACGCAAAGTCAGAATTCCTTCCATACCAATTTGTTTTCCTGGAATTTCCTGAGTAATCATGATGTACCCAGGTTCTATTCTGTTCTGAAAAGTAAAGATAAATATGCACTTGCTTTTACGTTGATTTATGCACTGCCGGGAACACCTGTTATTTACTATGGAGAAGAGATCTGTATGGAGGGTTTGGCGGATCCTGCAAACAGAGGTTGCATGAGTTTCGAAGGATCAACAATGGATTCTGTTTTATTTAAGCTGATCAGGAATCTCAACCATATTAAAAAGTTATATGCTGAAGTCTTTACTTACGGGAGTATTATGATCCCTTTTGTAAGTGATAAGGATAAGCTGATGGTTATCAAAAGATCATTCGCTGATCAGCATCTTTATTTTGTCCTGAATTTTAACAGTATACCGCAAGACTATCCGATGGATTGTGAAATAGATGGCAAAAACGCAGGAGAGAGGCAATTAGTAAATATAATGCCTTTTAGTGCAAAAATCATCTATTATAATAAGGACAGCGATGGTTTTGGTCTGTTCTGTTAA
- a CDS encoding UpxY family transcription antiterminator: MGIFHHGWYVIYTRPQRENKISNYLSQKGIEFFFPTIKDVRQWNDRKKVISKPLFPSYIFVKIYDSADYFNCLEIDGVCYFVKFGKQLGRISQDEIDQLKIMVNYNGNIEISDECFQSGQKLQIEEGILAGLKGEMVKYNGKAKILIRTYILNRNILVDLSAELCSAIA, from the coding sequence ATGGGTATATTTCATCATGGCTGGTATGTAATTTATACACGGCCACAGCGAGAAAATAAAATATCTAATTATTTATCGCAAAAGGGAATTGAATTTTTCTTCCCGACTATTAAAGATGTCAGGCAATGGAATGACAGAAAAAAGGTCATTAGTAAACCACTTTTCCCCAGCTATATATTTGTCAAAATTTATGATTCTGCCGACTATTTTAATTGTCTGGAAATTGACGGAGTGTGTTATTTTGTGAAGTTTGGCAAACAGCTGGGCAGGATTTCTCAGGATGAAATTGACCAGCTAAAAATTATGGTTAATTACAATGGAAATATAGAAATCTCTGATGAATGTTTTCAATCAGGTCAGAAACTTCAAATAGAAGAGGGTATACTGGCTGGTCTGAAAGGAGAGATGGTAAAGTATAATGGCAAAGCAAAGATCCTGATCAGGACCTACATCCTGAACCGAAATATATTAGTCGATTTATCAGCAGAACTCTGTTCTGCTATTGCATAA
- a CDS encoding amino acid adenylation domain-containing protein: MDRNSLAYNMPQVVKMEGIPDREQLRLAFNKLINRHESLRTYFGLFNGVPVQRVLPAVDFNINIYQAETEADIPDLLKDTISPFLLEEAPLLRVALIELSAEVHLLVIDMHHIITDGISHGILINELIAFYQDETIAPLELTYKDYSEWQQSDQQQFVQQQQRNFWLENFAEMPALLELPIDFNRPLVALHEGARTHFKLDFEESKALRELAAAEEVTLFMLLLAINNVLLGKLGNQEDIVIGVPGAGREQDELNKVIGMFVNTLALRNYPKGELTFQEFLSMVRQNTLSCFDNQAYQFDNLVNELKVPRDTGRNPLFDVMFTYERQGETSIDIPGLHISGYESGFHVAKFELRIAAFDNKQEIEISFEYASSLFKATTIDRFITYFRKIVTAVITDRSVKLADIDIFSSTAQRELLDGLDHRHVIYPSSKTIVEIFQEQVVLYGEHTALFFQGETMSYAELNRRSNQWAHVLRERGVKPNTIVGLLVDRSMEMVIGMLAILKAGGAYLPIDTDYPLERITYLIADSGIELLLTTLEREIGFTVDTLYLVQDGAADYSVENPAMVNQPADLCYIIYTSGTTGQPKGVMIEHKNVVRLFFNDDSEFDFGSTDVWTMFHSHCFDFSVWEMYGALLYGGELVIISKQAAQDPFVFLQTLTDRGVTILNQTPSAFYNLMNAEKDYFENASVQDNKPDLQLRYIIFAGEELKPLKLQSWHAKYPQTKLINMYGITETTVHVTYKEIKEFDILAGRSNIGKPVATLSAYIFDRHLKLVPSGTSGELFIGGEGICRGYLNKESLTAARFIVNPYDSSERLYRTGDLVRKIPSGDLEYLGRIDEQVKIRGYRIELGEIEKVLLESGLVSQAVVVAGGDNLEDKKLIGYFTTDKNTEKQAVIDYLRTYLPDYMVPLVWVKLEGNFPLTANGKLAKKSLPDPEYNDLLVNEYAAPKTEVEKTLVKIWQDILGIKRVGIKDNFFHVGGNSVSSINLVSEINKQLGISIPLKWVFEVFTIEGIAGKIQKRSTWIGNFEPDNKNSEKAKVLKIAHLTETVNLQPFFFSAPLGGILPATSIIGILDMAPYLKDKASFYSIQAPALDTAIQKAIENNEVINPDKWNFEFSAFEKIVDEAVNNLLAIQEQGPYALGGFCSGCVLAMEIAKKLTVLGKEVEKLVLIDPPLWVQSIKKEEVNSKYTKEEIAWFVAKDIGWASPMMSLENLTAEIATNPSECAWEISHSHLTAAGVLSERVKPSELKQAFENKFYNDIALQLFFAGIGYLYPKIKIGHTLVLFPQSSYDLLPPDFADSIRENIFQNNLTVKAISGDHGTLFLPDLLAKWIPFVAEHLMK, from the coding sequence ATGGACCGGAATTCGCTGGCTTACAATATGCCTCAGGTCGTGAAAATGGAAGGAATACCTGATCGGGAACAGTTAAGGCTTGCCTTTAACAAACTGATTAATCGTCATGAGAGTCTGCGTACCTATTTTGGGTTGTTTAATGGCGTTCCAGTACAAAGAGTTTTACCTGCAGTAGATTTTAATATTAATATCTATCAGGCTGAAACGGAAGCAGATATCCCTGATTTGCTTAAAGATACAATCAGTCCTTTTTTATTGGAGGAAGCTCCTTTATTGCGTGTGGCATTGATTGAGCTTTCTGCTGAAGTACATTTGCTGGTAATTGATATGCATCACATTATTACTGATGGAATCTCTCATGGAATCCTCATTAATGAGCTGATTGCTTTTTACCAGGATGAAACAATTGCTCCGCTTGAACTGACTTATAAGGATTATTCGGAATGGCAACAGAGCGATCAGCAACAATTCGTACAACAACAGCAACGTAATTTCTGGTTAGAAAATTTTGCTGAAATGCCTGCATTACTGGAACTTCCAATAGATTTTAATCGTCCTCTGGTGGCTTTGCATGAAGGAGCCAGAACGCATTTCAAATTGGATTTTGAAGAAAGTAAAGCATTAAGGGAACTTGCAGCAGCAGAAGAAGTAACATTGTTTATGTTATTGCTTGCTATAAATAATGTTTTACTAGGAAAACTGGGGAATCAAGAGGATATAGTGATTGGAGTACCTGGGGCAGGGCGCGAGCAGGATGAACTAAATAAAGTGATAGGGATGTTTGTCAATACATTGGCATTGCGTAATTATCCGAAAGGAGAATTAACCTTTCAGGAGTTTTTGTCAATGGTCAGACAGAATACGCTTAGCTGTTTTGATAACCAGGCTTACCAGTTTGATAACCTGGTGAATGAATTGAAGGTGCCGCGTGATACAGGGCGTAATCCATTGTTTGATGTTATGTTTACTTATGAGCGCCAGGGAGAGACTTCTATTGATATTCCTGGTCTGCACATCAGTGGTTATGAGAGCGGTTTTCATGTGGCAAAGTTTGAACTACGTATTGCAGCTTTTGATAATAAGCAAGAGATTGAGATAAGTTTTGAATATGCATCTTCGTTGTTTAAAGCGACAACAATTGACCGTTTTATAACTTATTTCCGGAAGATAGTGACTGCTGTAATTACTGACAGGAGCGTGAAGCTGGCCGATATTGATATTTTTTCTTCGACCGCGCAGCGAGAACTGCTGGATGGGCTGGATCACCGTCATGTTATTTATCCTTCTTCAAAAACGATAGTCGAAATTTTCCAGGAACAGGTTGTTTTATATGGTGAGCATACCGCGCTGTTTTTCCAGGGGGAGACCATGAGTTATGCAGAACTGAACCGACGATCCAATCAATGGGCACATGTGTTGCGTGAACGTGGCGTAAAACCGAATACAATTGTTGGTTTACTGGTTGACCGGAGCATGGAAATGGTAATTGGTATGCTGGCTATTTTAAAGGCTGGCGGCGCATACCTTCCTATAGATACAGATTATCCATTGGAGCGTATCACTTACCTGATAGCCGATAGTGGCATAGAATTGTTATTGACTACTTTAGAGCGTGAAATAGGTTTTACGGTAGACACTTTATATTTAGTACAGGATGGAGCAGCAGATTACAGTGTTGAAAATCCGGCCATGGTAAATCAGCCTGCTGATTTATGCTATATTATTTACACTTCCGGTACTACAGGTCAGCCTAAGGGTGTAATGATTGAACACAAGAATGTAGTTCGTCTGTTTTTTAATGATGATTCCGAATTTGATTTTGGTTCAACTGATGTCTGGACAATGTTTCATAGCCACTGTTTTGATTTCAGTGTGTGGGAGATGTACGGCGCACTGCTTTATGGTGGGGAACTCGTTATTATTTCAAAACAGGCGGCTCAGGACCCTTTCGTTTTTTTGCAGACTTTAACAGATCGTGGGGTAACAATACTGAATCAGACTCCATCTGCTTTTTACAATTTGATGAACGCAGAAAAGGATTATTTTGAGAATGCATCTGTTCAGGATAACAAACCTGACCTGCAATTGCGTTATATTATATTTGCAGGAGAAGAGTTAAAGCCATTAAAGCTACAGTCCTGGCATGCAAAATACCCGCAGACCAAATTAATTAACATGTATGGGATTACAGAAACAACTGTACATGTGACCTATAAAGAGATTAAAGAGTTTGATATTTTAGCAGGCCGGAGCAATATAGGTAAGCCGGTTGCTACCTTATCGGCCTATATTTTTGACCGCCATTTAAAACTTGTTCCTTCTGGAACAAGTGGTGAACTATTTATTGGTGGGGAAGGGATTTGTCGAGGGTATCTGAACAAAGAATCGCTGACGGCGGCACGGTTTATCGTTAATCCTTATGATAGCAGTGAACGTTTATACCGTACTGGTGACCTGGTTAGAAAAATTCCATCGGGAGATCTGGAATATCTTGGTCGTATTGATGAACAGGTCAAGATCAGGGGATATAGAATTGAACTGGGAGAAATAGAAAAAGTTTTACTTGAAAGTGGATTGGTGAGTCAGGCGGTGGTTGTAGCCGGGGGGGACAATCTTGAGGATAAAAAATTAATTGGCTATTTTACAACAGATAAAAATACTGAAAAACAAGCGGTCATTGATTATCTGCGGACTTATCTTCCTGACTATATGGTTCCGTTGGTATGGGTGAAATTAGAGGGAAATTTTCCATTAACTGCTAATGGAAAATTAGCTAAAAAAAGCCTTCCTGATCCTGAGTATAACGATTTGCTGGTAAATGAATATGCTGCTCCAAAGACAGAGGTCGAAAAGACACTGGTCAAGATATGGCAGGATATACTTGGTATAAAGCGTGTGGGAATAAAAGATAATTTTTTCCATGTAGGGGGTAATTCTGTTTCAAGTATAAATTTAGTGAGCGAAATCAATAAACAGCTTGGTATTTCAATTCCATTAAAATGGGTTTTTGAAGTATTTACTATAGAAGGGATAGCTGGCAAAATTCAGAAAAGAAGTACCTGGATAGGTAATTTTGAACCGGACAATAAAAATTCAGAAAAAGCAAAGGTGCTTAAAATAGCCCATTTGACGGAAACAGTTAATTTACAACCTTTCTTTTTTTCTGCACCATTGGGTGGTATTCTACCTGCTACGAGTATCATAGGAATCTTGGATATGGCACCTTATTTAAAGGACAAAGCCTCTTTTTATAGTATCCAGGCGCCAGCTCTGGATACTGCAATCCAGAAAGCAATTGAAAATAATGAAGTAATAAATCCAGACAAATGGAATTTTGAATTTTCGGCGTTTGAAAAGATAGTCGACGAAGCGGTGAATAATCTGCTGGCCATTCAGGAGCAAGGACCTTATGCTTTGGGAGGCTTCTGTAGTGGATGCGTTTTGGCAATGGAAATCGCAAAAAAGTTAACGGTTTTGGGTAAAGAAGTTGAAAAATTGGTACTTATTGATCCGCCTTTATGGGTACAATCTATCAAAAAGGAAGAGGTTAATTCAAAATATACAAAAGAAGAGATTGCCTGGTTTGTTGCAAAAGATATTGGCTGGGCATCCCCAATGATGAGTTTGGAGAATTTGACAGCAGAAATAGCCACAAATCCTTCAGAATGTGCCTGGGAAATTAGTCATTCACATCTCACAGCGGCAGGGGTTCTTTCTGAACGTGTAAAGCCTTCTGAACTTAAGCAGGCCTTTGAAAATAAATTCTATAATGATATTGCTCTTCAACTGTTTTTTGCTGGTATCGGCTATTTATACCCTAAAATAAAAATTGGGCATACTTTAGTTTTATTCCCTCAAAGTAGCTACGATTTACTTCCACCTGATTTTGCAGACAGTATAAGGGAAAATATTTTTCAGAATAATTTAACTGTTAAAGCTATTTCCGGTGATCATGGGACTCTTTTCTTACCTGATCTCTTAGCGAAATGGATACCGTTTGTAGCGGAACATTTAATGAAATAG
- a CDS encoding RNA polymerase sigma factor, translated as MMLYDFSTGLTEIRISASSRNYYYLVSFSKCILAGRMVNINQTDEKSLLLQLKNGDELAFQILYNNYKFRIAGNLFKLLKSDDLVKEILQELFFKIWEVRRNIDPEKSFKSYLFLIAENLVHDYYRKVAKDKRLLAKMVASSSELYVHIEEDILSKEKALKLQEVVNLMPPQRKMVFTLCKLEGKSYKEVEEIMGINAKTISSHMLQANRFLRTYFKNSSTLTISLFLSVLLKGF; from the coding sequence ATGATGTTGTACGATTTCTCTACTGGTCTGACGGAAATACGCATCAGTGCATCTTCCAGAAATTATTATTACCTTGTTTCTTTTAGTAAATGTATACTTGCAGGACGAATGGTCAACATTAATCAAACTGATGAGAAGTCTTTATTGCTACAATTGAAAAACGGTGATGAACTTGCATTTCAAATACTTTACAACAATTATAAATTCCGGATTGCTGGAAATTTGTTCAAGCTTCTCAAATCTGACGACCTGGTCAAAGAAATACTGCAAGAGCTTTTTTTCAAAATATGGGAAGTTCGGAGAAATATTGATCCTGAAAAGTCTTTTAAATCTTATCTTTTTCTTATAGCAGAGAACCTGGTACATGATTATTATCGGAAAGTGGCTAAAGACAAACGTTTATTGGCTAAAATGGTGGCTTCAAGTTCAGAACTGTACGTTCATATTGAAGAAGATATACTGAGTAAAGAGAAGGCCCTGAAATTGCAGGAGGTCGTAAACCTGATGCCCCCTCAGCGTAAAATGGTATTCACACTCTGCAAATTAGAAGGTAAATCTTATAAAGAAGTAGAGGAGATTATGGGGATCAATGCCAAAACCATCAGTAGCCATATGCTGCAAGCCAATAGATTTCTCAGAACATATTTTAAGAATTCCTCTACGCTTACAATTTCTTTGTTTTTAAGTGTTTTACTCAAAGGTTTTTAG
- a CDS encoding thioesterase II family protein, translating to MKKIKLFCIPYAGGSAAIYNKWKSHLSPSIELNAIELAGRGSRIQEGLYQNISEAVEDIFKFISKDIQQAPYAIFGHSMGAMLSYKLVQKIRDAGYVEPVHIFLSGRGAPGIKRDDKKKYHLMNEEEFKEAIMKLGGTPPEFFEHPELMQLFLPLLKNDFKLSESDDIHADLKPFDQNLTVFLGKDEDLTAEQCDSWKKHTNKLCNIHYFNGGHFFLHDEPKQITKIINHVLLDRIYE from the coding sequence ATGAAGAAGATAAAACTTTTCTGTATCCCTTATGCCGGAGGATCAGCTGCAATTTATAATAAATGGAAGAGTCATCTAAGTCCATCTATCGAGCTGAATGCGATTGAGCTGGCAGGCAGGGGAAGCAGAATTCAGGAAGGATTGTATCAGAATATTTCTGAAGCTGTGGAAGATATTTTTAAATTCATCAGCAAAGATATTCAGCAGGCTCCTTATGCAATATTTGGACATAGCATGGGTGCTATGTTATCTTATAAGCTTGTTCAGAAAATCAGAGATGCCGGTTATGTAGAACCGGTGCATATATTTCTTTCGGGGCGGGGAGCACCGGGGATCAAAAGAGATGATAAAAAGAAATATCATTTAATGAATGAGGAAGAATTTAAGGAGGCAATAATGAAGCTGGGCGGGACTCCTCCGGAATTTTTTGAACATCCTGAATTAATGCAATTGTTCCTGCCTTTATTAAAAAATGATTTCAAATTATCAGAATCAGATGATATTCACGCAGACCTTAAACCATTTGATCAGAATCTTACTGTTTTTTTGGGAAAAGACGAAGATTTAACAGCTGAGCAGTGCGATAGCTGGAAGAAACATACCAATAAACTTTGTAATATTCATTATTTCAATGGCGGACATTTCTTTTTGCATGATGAACCAAAACAGATTACCAAAATAATTAACCATGTCTTGCTTGACAGAATCTATGAATAA
- a CDS encoding glycogen/starch synthase, translated as MIVHLASEVAPFYKRGGLGDVVGALPKYLSERQQNVVISFFYENRMKGIDLETKKSIQISIQGIEYEFVYYHHHSEQIDYYFLNMSDRHIFSDQESGEGDKLLEDGEKPYQHNSSFFIYIYFAKAALKLIDTLKLLPEYLIFHDWHVCGCFGFRQLMGNIRSERNYTTILLIHNYEYQGEILPDSLHLLTREAVEELSPVLEKYGTATLLSLGLKNADYVATVSDSYAKELEAGGLPHTGLKFLELIKRKKIYALPNGIDTLLWSPQNSPYLAHPYNQFSALEMKKKAKKEILEKLQFSPSGDPVILMMARLTEQKGITLLMNFWNDEETAMKNLQELLDKGVRLIVCGRPSGGTNGNVHKRFSLAAKRFPGRFCYLSEYNEELAHQLLAASDAVLCPSLFEPCGLVQIYGMSFGAVPVVRAVGGLRDTVKSYQHNPSVSTGFYIEEFNHSSLCMAFEQLVQLYKLQPEEWNQLVKRAMNEDFSWEKIRAVYFQFFDQIAEELIVEQIEESL; from the coding sequence ATGATAGTTCATCTGGCTTCTGAAGTTGCACCTTTTTATAAAAGAGGAGGACTCGGCGATGTGGTTGGGGCACTTCCAAAATACCTGAGTGAAAGACAGCAAAATGTTGTTATTTCTTTTTTTTATGAAAACAGGATGAAAGGAATTGATCTTGAAACAAAAAAATCCATTCAAATAAGTATACAAGGTATTGAATATGAATTTGTTTATTATCACCATCATAGCGAACAGATAGATTATTATTTTCTGAATATGTCTGATCGGCATATTTTCAGCGATCAGGAATCTGGAGAAGGTGACAAGTTGCTTGAAGATGGAGAAAAACCTTATCAGCATAATTCCTCCTTCTTCATTTATATCTATTTTGCCAAGGCTGCTTTAAAGCTGATTGATACTTTGAAGTTATTACCAGAATACCTTATTTTTCATGACTGGCACGTTTGCGGGTGTTTTGGCTTTCGTCAATTAATGGGAAACATCAGATCAGAACGAAACTATACTACTATTTTACTAATTCATAATTATGAATATCAGGGTGAAATATTGCCAGACTCTCTTCATCTGCTGACCAGGGAAGCTGTAGAGGAATTGTCTCCGGTTTTAGAAAAATATGGTACTGCGACATTGCTCTCACTTGGATTAAAGAATGCTGATTATGTAGCAACTGTAAGCGATAGTTATGCAAAAGAACTTGAAGCCGGAGGATTACCGCATACTGGTCTTAAGTTCCTTGAGCTGATCAAAAGGAAGAAAATTTATGCTTTGCCAAATGGAATTGACACTTTGCTCTGGTCACCGCAAAACAGTCCATATCTGGCGCATCCTTATAATCAGTTTTCTGCTCTGGAGATGAAAAAAAAGGCGAAGAAAGAAATTTTGGAAAAATTACAGTTTTCACCATCTGGTGATCCGGTTATTTTAATGATGGCCAGACTGACTGAACAGAAAGGAATTACTTTATTAATGAATTTCTGGAACGATGAAGAAACTGCTATGAAAAACCTGCAAGAGCTGCTGGACAAGGGTGTAAGGTTAATTGTCTGCGGCCGTCCTTCAGGTGGAACAAATGGTAATGTCCATAAAAGATTTTCACTGGCTGCCAAAAGATTTCCAGGAAGGTTCTGTTATCTATCTGAATATAATGAAGAATTAGCCCATCAACTTTTAGCTGCTTCGGATGCTGTATTATGTCCTTCACTCTTTGAACCTTGTGGTTTAGTACAAATCTATGGAATGTCTTTTGGAGCAGTTCCGGTTGTCAGAGCGGTAGGAGGACTACGTGATACTGTTAAATCTTATCAGCATAATCCTTCAGTTAGTACAGGATTTTATATTGAAGAATTCAATCACAGCAGCCTTTGCATGGCTTTTGAACAGCTGGTGCAGCTCTATAAATTGCAACCGGAGGAATGGAACCAGCTTGTTAAAAGGGCTATGAATGAGGATTTTTCGTGGGAGAAAATAAGAGCAGTTTATTTTCAATTTTTTGATCAGATCGCAGAGGAACTTATTGTTGAACAAATAGAAGAATCATTGTAG
- a CDS encoding methylated-DNA--[protein]-cysteine S-methyltransferase, with protein MKRQPEPANETSIITTTEISTPLGPMLAGATAKGVCILEFINRIRLEKEIIDLQKLLNAVMQPGENQHLAQLKDELAEYFDGKRKVFSVPLHAPGNEFAQTVWQTLQKIPYGQTCSYKQQADQMNNPKAIRAIASTNGRNRLAIIIPCHRVIGSDGSMTGYAAGVEKKKWLLKFERNNSEKPADTLF; from the coding sequence ATGAAAAGACAACCAGAACCAGCTAACGAAACCAGCATAATCACCACCACAGAAATTTCTACTCCACTTGGCCCAATGCTGGCAGGAGCTACCGCAAAAGGTGTTTGCATACTGGAATTCATTAACCGGATCAGATTAGAAAAAGAGATCATTGATTTACAGAAACTGCTGAATGCAGTGATGCAACCCGGAGAAAATCAACATTTAGCGCAATTGAAAGATGAACTGGCCGAATACTTTGATGGAAAACGGAAAGTATTTTCTGTTCCCCTGCACGCACCCGGCAATGAATTTGCACAAACAGTCTGGCAAACGCTTCAGAAAATTCCATATGGTCAAACCTGTTCCTATAAACAGCAAGCCGATCAAATGAATAATCCAAAAGCTATTCGCGCAATTGCCTCCACAAATGGCAGGAACCGCCTGGCTATTATTATCCCTTGTCACCGCGTAATTGGTAGCGATGGCAGCATGACCGGATATGCAGCCGGAGTAGAAAAGAAAAAATGGTTACTTAAATTTGAAAGAAATAATTCTGAAAAACCAGCAGATACCTTATTTTAA